A single region of the Streptomyces vilmorinianum genome encodes:
- a CDS encoding DUF5994 family protein has protein sequence MTTLAPPLSARLSLTPKTTLAGLLDGAWWPRSSDLTAELPPLVDTLEQRYGRITRVMVNPTRWPVVPHKVPATGHTVHVGWFTEQDPDKMILLSYTVGRCDLLVIPPETEPAAAARLMTAAAIPGSVLTAAELMSGETATGRHARDTRSSEDTWENDGGSAPPPLRHPVVGARMIPLPGNQRR, from the coding sequence ATGACCACCCTCGCACCCCCGCTTTCGGCACGCCTGTCACTGACGCCGAAGACCACACTCGCCGGCCTCCTGGACGGCGCCTGGTGGCCTCGCTCGAGTGACCTCACCGCCGAACTTCCACCCCTGGTCGACACACTCGAACAGCGCTACGGACGCATCACACGCGTCATGGTGAACCCCACCCGCTGGCCCGTCGTCCCACACAAGGTTCCCGCCACCGGGCACACCGTGCACGTCGGCTGGTTCACGGAACAGGATCCCGACAAGATGATCCTGCTCTCCTACACCGTCGGCCGCTGCGACCTGCTGGTGATCCCGCCCGAGACCGAACCCGCCGCAGCCGCCCGGCTCATGACCGCCGCCGCCATCCCCGGCAGCGTCCTCACCGCCGCTGAGCTGATGTCCGGCGAAACCGCGACCGGCCGCCATGCGCGGGACACCCGCAGCAGCGAAGACACCTGGGAGAACGACGGCGGGTCCGCCCCGCCGCCCCTCCGGCACCCGGTCGTCGGCGCGCGGATGATCCCCCTGCCGGGAAACCAGCGGAGATGA
- a CDS encoding DUF5994 family protein, translating into MAEPDTPTPRKLLPDEIHRAVKPGTALLRLQTTHSREGVLDGAWWPRSRNVVAELPALVQALTAHLGPITRVGLDTAAWEDVPTRVVVDDRVVHLDSFPVGDDTVLITRGDNDHFALLVVPPDTTPDAARDAMARAVDAGNVTQAAEILVATPPEPATDREESA; encoded by the coding sequence ATGGCCGAACCCGACACCCCCACCCCCCGGAAGCTCCTGCCGGACGAGATCCATCGGGCGGTGAAACCCGGCACGGCCCTGCTCCGGCTGCAGACGACGCACTCCCGCGAAGGCGTCCTCGACGGCGCGTGGTGGCCCCGTTCCCGTAACGTCGTGGCCGAGCTGCCCGCCCTGGTGCAGGCGCTCACCGCGCACCTCGGACCCATCACGAGGGTCGGCCTGGATACCGCCGCCTGGGAGGATGTCCCGACCCGTGTGGTCGTCGACGACCGGGTCGTGCACCTCGACTCCTTCCCCGTCGGCGACGACACCGTCCTCATCACACGCGGCGACAACGACCACTTCGCCCTCCTGGTGGTGCCGCCGGACACGACACCCGACGCGGCACGTGACGCCATGGCCCGTGCGGTCGATGCCGGTAACGTCACCCAGGCCGCCGAGATCCTTGTCGCCACGCCTCCCGAACCAGCGACTGACCGCGAGGAGTCGGCATGA
- a CDS encoding PRC-barrel domain-containing protein: MIQMADIREWRTHDVVDARGHRIGELEAIYVDTTTDEPAMATIRVGLPTRHRLVFVPLDGATVGPGYVKVAHDKALVKKSPSIDTDDVLPAGDEEAVFRHYELPYEPGAKGERQLARR, from the coding sequence ATGATCCAGATGGCGGACATTCGTGAGTGGCGAACCCACGACGTGGTGGACGCGCGGGGCCACAGGATCGGTGAGCTGGAGGCGATCTACGTCGACACCACCACCGACGAGCCGGCCATGGCCACGATCCGGGTCGGCCTGCCCACCCGACACCGTCTGGTGTTCGTCCCCCTGGACGGTGCGACGGTGGGGCCCGGCTATGTGAAGGTCGCCCATGACAAGGCACTGGTGAAAAAGAGCCCTTCGATCGACACCGACGACGTACTGCCCGCCGGGGACGAGGAAGCGGTCTTCCGGCACTACGAACTCCCCTACGAGCCCGGGGCGAAAGGCGAACGCCAGCTGGCCCGCCGCTGA
- a CDS encoding flavoprotein, whose translation MTAQPFLYVVVCAVGIAGDAHKLISAAQAQGWGVGVIATPQGLGFLDTEAIEAQTGYPIRSAWRSPGGPRPLPPADAIAVAPATFNTINKWAAGIADTLALGILCEAYGMGIPTAVLPYVNAAMAAHPAYGRSLDQLREMGVLVGSYEPHRPKAGGGADRFRWEEALELLDGKIAGSSGR comes from the coding sequence GTGACCGCACAGCCGTTCCTGTACGTCGTCGTCTGCGCCGTCGGCATCGCGGGCGACGCCCACAAGCTGATCAGCGCTGCGCAGGCGCAGGGCTGGGGTGTCGGTGTCATCGCCACGCCCCAGGGGCTCGGCTTCCTTGACACCGAGGCGATTGAGGCCCAGACGGGCTACCCGATCCGCTCGGCTTGGCGCAGCCCCGGCGGCCCACGTCCACTCCCGCCTGCCGACGCCATCGCCGTCGCGCCCGCCACCTTCAACACGATCAACAAGTGGGCGGCCGGCATCGCCGACACACTCGCCCTCGGCATCCTGTGCGAGGCATACGGGATGGGCATCCCGACCGCCGTCCTGCCGTACGTGAACGCCGCCATGGCCGCACATCCGGCCTACGGCCGGAGCCTGGACCAGCTGCGCGAGATGGGCGTGCTGGTCGGGTCGTACGAGCCGCACCGCCCCAAGGCAGGCGGTGGAGCGGACCGCTTCCGGTGGGAGGAGGCGCTGGAGCTCCTGGACGGCAAGATCGCAGGCTCTTCCGGAAGGTGA